The region GTCCAGGTTCCTATTTGATATACAATCTAGACCCTTAATACCCCGCTCCTAGCGACTGACCGATTCCAGCGTCCGCGACGGACTCCTCGGCGAGAATCCAGGGGAATTTGCTTGGTCAGCAACCGTACGAAGAAGTTTCCTGAAATCACCAATCACTGTCTCCAGATAACCGATGTTAGCCCTTGCGAGAAGCGATGGCGTTCCCAGCGCTCGTAGCATCGTCTGGCCCTTGGTGCTGATGGCGTCCAATACCATTGTGGCGTGTTGTACGAGGTCCATGACGAGCATGGCTCTCAGATTCGGGTCGTTGATAAGAATCTCCTGCCCGCCAAAATTCAACTTGATGGAGCCGTCTAATTCGGCTCTGGAGATGTGGTCAAAACATGAATCTGTCTGCTGGAATACCGACATCATGCAGATCAGGTCTGTGCAGGTGAGCTGACAGGCGGCGCAGTCGACAATCTCCTGGCAACCCCTCATTACATCCCCGGTGACTTTGATGACTTCGTCGAGCTGCTTCTCCCGAATGGCGCTTTTGAGCCTGGGAACGAGAGCTGCCAATCCTTCCCGGCACGCGCAGTTGGGCGACGTGAAAAGCTGACTTGGACTAAATGACGAGGCGCTGGCGGTGCTTGTGACACTTGTGGCCTTGGTGATATTCGTAGCAGTAGTAGTGCTCATAGAGGAAGAGACTGCCGTCGTGGTCGTACTCGCACTGTTGCTGCCTACTTCAAACGAAGATGCGGCATATGACAAATCCAGATCTAACGGCGGGGAAACGAGCGGGGAGTGAAAGATGGTGTCCAGCTCAGATGAAGTGGTCTGGGTCGCCAGCGTTAGCATCTGCTACCTATTTCCGGGCAGGCCTTGGTGGCCTTTCCACTTCCGGTTCAAAACCTACATTTAGACTAGGATCTATTGCTTGCCAGTCAAAGTCATCGAATGACGGTGGAATTGTGTCGGATGTCCAGCCGGTCATGATGTCGAGCATAGGCGGGTAGGTCATTGTGTCTAAGGGGGAGTGGTCTGTTGCGTCCATGGCTTCAAAGTTAAGTGATGTCGTCTTAGGTGACACTGTCTTGGGGTCGGTTTGTGGTGCCACAGCATCCGTTGAGGGTTGACGGCCGCTTCGTTGAAAGGGTTCGGCGGGCTCGGTATTTACATATCTACAGACGATGCCGCGGTTGGTGCAACGGTTGCATTCTTGCCGCCCGTCGCACTTGACCTTGGCTGCACGGCAGCCCTGGCAGGCAGTGATCGGTCGGCGAACCAACGGAGTTGCACCACGAGATCCTGAGCTGTGCCAATTGCGGATGAAATTGCGCGGGATCTCTCCTTTGCGAGAAGTGCGAGCGTTGCGGTTTGGGGACATTGTGTGTCGGTATTTGTGTTGTACTGCGCAGGTTGGGCGCAAGAAGGGGACGTGGCAGTGTGCCGCCTTTATTAAGTATCTGCTCGAAACCGGCAACGCGAGCCTTCTCCAGCCGGCATGCACCCGTGAGGCGTGCTTCCCGCCGGCACGCACCCGTGAGGCGTGCCTCCACCCAGGTTGATGTTACACATGAAACGGCGGGACTCCTGCTGGTTAGGATTTCAAAGCAGACAGTGCGAAGTGAGGcacacaacaacccctcatGTTCCATTTTCACTTTGCTTCTCAAAGAACTGACAATAGCCACCGAGTCTCCCAGCAACATAACTACCCGTCAATGCCTCGAATCTGAGGACCCTCGGTTCCTGCATCCATTGCCCAGATGATGTGGGGCCATCACCGTATTGTG is a window of Podospora pseudopauciseta strain CBS 411.78 chromosome 1, whole genome shotgun sequence DNA encoding:
- a CDS encoding hypothetical protein (antiSMASH:Cluster_5; EggNog:ENOG503PDXK; COG:S); this translates as MSPNRNARTSRKGEIPRNFIRNWHSSGSRGATPLVRRPITACQGCRAAKVKCDGRQECNRCTNRGIVCRYVNTEPAEPFQRSGRQPSTDAVAPQTDPKTVSPKTTSLNFEAMDATDHSPLDTMTYPPMLDIMTGWTSDTIPPSFDDFDWQAIDPSLNTTSSELDTIFHSPLVSPPLDLDLSYAASSFEVGSNSASTTTTAVSSSMSTTTATNITKATSVTSTASASSFSPSQLFTSPNCACREGLAALVPRLKSAIREKQLDEVIKVTGDVMRGCQEIVDCAACQLTCTDLICMMSVFQQTDSCFDHISRAELDGSIKLNFGGQEILINDPNLRAMLVMDLVQHATMVLDAISTKGQTMLRALGTPSLLARANIGYLETVIGDFRKLLRTVADQANSPGFSPRSPSRTLESVSR